One segment of Aquimarina sp. BL5 DNA contains the following:
- a CDS encoding L-threonylcarbamoyladenylate synthase gives MAELIKIYNENPNPREVQKVVDCLRNGGLVIYPTDTVYGLGCDITNNRALERVAHIKGVKLAKANFSFICSDLSNLSDYVKQIDNSTFKLLKRTLPGPYTFILPGSNNLPTVFKKKKTVGIRVPDNNICKSIVENLGNPVVSTSIYDEDEVIEYTTDPELILEKWDNLVDIVIDGGYGDNMASTVIDLTSGEPVLIREGKGPIDII, from the coding sequence ATGGCGGAGCTTATTAAAATATATAATGAAAACCCAAATCCACGCGAAGTGCAAAAGGTTGTTGATTGCTTGCGCAATGGTGGACTGGTAATTTACCCTACGGATACAGTATATGGTTTGGGATGTGATATTACTAATAATAGGGCATTGGAACGCGTTGCTCATATTAAAGGAGTAAAACTTGCAAAAGCTAATTTCTCTTTTATTTGTAGTGATTTAAGCAATTTGTCCGATTATGTAAAACAAATAGATAATAGCACATTCAAATTATTAAAAAGGACACTTCCTGGTCCATATACCTTTATACTTCCTGGCAGTAACAATTTGCCAACGGTTTTTAAGAAGAAAAAAACGGTAGGGATTCGTGTTCCGGATAATAATATTTGTAAGAGTATTGTGGAGAATTTAGGAAATCCGGTAGTATCTACTTCGATTTATGATGAAGATGAGGTTATTGAATATACTACAGATCCAGAATTAATACTTGAAAAATGGGATAACCTTGTGGATATTGTAATTGATGGAGGTTATGGAGATAATATGGCTTCTACCGTAATAGATCTTACCAGTGGTGAGCCAGTTCTAATAAGAGAGGGAAAAGGACCAATCGATATTATCTAA
- a CDS encoding DEAD/DEAH box helicase translates to MTFRDLNLSTQLINALDDLGFEIPTPIQEQAFSTVMSGKDVVGIAQTGTGKTYAYMLPILRMLKYSVQQNPRVLVLVPTRELVVQVVDEIEKLSTYINLRVTGVYGGTNINTQKQAVSEGLDIVVATPGRLYDLAVSRALQLKSIQKIVIDEVDVMLDLGFRHQLMNIFDILPQQRQNIMFSATMTDEVDKMISEIFRNPERISVAKSGTPLENIKQFGYKVPNFYTKVNLLEHLLSDKEIYHKTLIFVGYKKIADRLFEALENKYKEEICIIHSNKTQNYRLRSIEQFRKGENRILIATDVMARGLDIENVSQVINLDTPEYPENYMHRIGRTGRAEKEGVSFVLTTEKEQEYLDAIERLMEMEIEKLPLPENVEISEKLTPEEQPKVKEIYNPHKRPNDDEAGAAFHEKSAKNSKVNLGGKYQREIKKKYKKPKTKGDKTFNLKHKKKKKK, encoded by the coding sequence GTGACTTTTAGAGATCTAAACTTAAGCACACAACTTATCAATGCTCTTGATGACTTGGGGTTCGAAATACCAACTCCGATTCAGGAACAAGCATTTTCTACGGTAATGTCCGGGAAAGATGTTGTGGGAATTGCGCAAACCGGAACTGGTAAGACATATGCGTATATGCTACCCATATTACGAATGTTAAAATACTCTGTGCAACAAAACCCACGAGTTTTGGTACTTGTCCCTACCAGAGAATTAGTAGTTCAGGTAGTAGATGAGATTGAAAAACTTTCTACCTATATTAATCTTCGAGTTACTGGAGTTTATGGAGGAACTAATATCAATACCCAAAAACAAGCAGTCTCTGAAGGTCTGGATATTGTAGTTGCCACGCCTGGACGTCTCTATGATCTTGCTGTAAGTAGAGCGTTACAACTTAAATCAATACAAAAAATAGTGATTGATGAAGTAGACGTAATGCTAGATCTTGGCTTTAGACATCAATTGATGAATATTTTTGATATACTTCCTCAGCAACGACAGAATATTATGTTCTCTGCTACTATGACGGATGAAGTAGATAAAATGATTTCGGAAATCTTTAGAAATCCTGAAAGAATATCTGTTGCCAAAAGTGGTACACCCTTAGAAAATATTAAACAGTTTGGATATAAAGTTCCTAACTTCTATACCAAAGTAAATCTATTGGAACATTTACTTTCTGATAAGGAGATTTATCACAAAACACTCATATTTGTAGGATATAAAAAAATTGCAGATCGCTTATTCGAAGCATTAGAGAATAAGTACAAAGAAGAAATATGCATCATACATTCTAATAAAACCCAGAATTATAGATTAAGAAGTATCGAACAATTTAGAAAGGGAGAAAATAGAATTCTAATAGCTACAGATGTAATGGCTAGAGGGTTAGACATAGAAAATGTGAGTCAGGTAATTAATCTAGACACACCGGAATATCCTGAGAATTATATGCATAGAATCGGTAGAACGGGTCGGGCAGAAAAAGAAGGAGTTTCTTTTGTTTTAACTACAGAAAAAGAACAAGAATATTTGGATGCTATAGAGCGTTTGATGGAAATGGAAATAGAAAAACTACCATTACCAGAAAACGTAGAAATATCTGAAAAACTAACACCAGAAGAACAACCTAAGGTTAAAGAAATATACAACCCTCATAAACGACCTAATGATGATGAGGCGGGTGCAGCGTTTCACGAAAAATCCGCAAAAAACAGTAAGGTTAACCTAGGTGGAAAATATCAACGTGAGATAAAAAAGAAATATAAAAAGCCGAAGACCAAGGGTGATAAAACCTTTAATCTTAAGCATAAGAAAAAGAAGAAAAAATAA
- a CDS encoding metal-dependent hydrolase, with translation MASIFGHALTAYALGKGFSKEMITWKFWLLGIICSILPDADVIGFKFGIAYEDFWGHRGFSHSLVFALLLGILVTLIFYNKKILSRAGLALIIYFTICTASHGILDAMTSGGLGIAFFSPFDNTRYFFPWRPIQVSPIGAGKFFSIWGIKVLLSELIWIGIPVGIYILAMHFLKRKKFF, from the coding sequence TTGGCTTCAATATTTGGACATGCATTAACGGCTTACGCTTTAGGAAAAGGTTTCTCAAAAGAAATGATCACTTGGAAATTTTGGTTATTAGGTATTATCTGTTCTATACTACCTGATGCAGATGTTATTGGTTTTAAATTTGGAATAGCCTACGAAGATTTTTGGGGACATCGTGGATTTTCGCATTCGCTAGTATTTGCATTATTATTAGGTATTTTAGTTACACTTATATTTTATAACAAAAAAATTCTAAGCCGAGCTGGTTTAGCGCTTATCATATATTTTACAATCTGTACAGCATCACACGGAATATTAGATGCGATGACATCTGGAGGATTAGGTATTGCCTTCTTCTCCCCTTTTGACAATACTAGATATTTCTTCCCTTGGAGACCAATTCAAGTATCTCCTATTGGAGCTGGAAAATTCTTTAGTATTTGGGGCATTAAAGTATTGTTAAGTGAATTAATCTGGATCGGAATTCCAGTTGGTATTTATATCTTAGCTATGCATTTTTTAAAAAGAAAAAAGTTTTTTTAA
- the bla gene encoding subclass B1 metallo-beta-lactamase encodes MTKQYLKSIIYVSLVFFISCKPKEESNLITISENLKLTKINNHSYVHISKVFLDNGKQYACNGFVYIDDNEAFVFDTPANDVASEQLINWLQEEKRITIKGVVFNHFHRDCNEGMDVFGKYNIPSIASKKTAQLMQEKDFEQPDEIFENELIIKVGDKRIVNTFFGEAHSKDNIVSYFPEDQILFGGCMIKSMNASKGNLADANVLEWSNTVSKIKKAYSDIEVVIPGHGSFGDQSLLDYTISLFNTKD; translated from the coding sequence ATGACTAAACAGTATCTAAAATCGATTATATACGTATCGCTTGTATTTTTTATTTCCTGCAAGCCTAAAGAAGAAAGTAACTTGATTACAATTTCGGAGAACTTAAAACTTACCAAAATAAATAATCACAGTTATGTCCATATTTCCAAAGTGTTTTTAGACAATGGTAAACAATATGCTTGCAATGGTTTTGTATACATAGATGATAACGAAGCTTTTGTTTTTGATACTCCTGCTAATGATGTTGCTTCTGAACAATTAATCAACTGGCTTCAGGAAGAAAAAAGAATAACAATAAAAGGTGTTGTCTTTAATCATTTTCATAGGGATTGTAATGAAGGAATGGATGTTTTTGGAAAATATAATATTCCTTCTATTGCTTCTAAAAAAACTGCTCAGTTGATGCAAGAAAAAGACTTTGAGCAACCAGATGAAATTTTCGAAAACGAATTGATAATTAAGGTTGGAGATAAAAGAATAGTAAATACATTTTTTGGTGAAGCACACAGTAAAGATAACATCGTTTCTTATTTTCCAGAAGATCAAATTCTTTTTGGAGGATGTATGATAAAGAGTATGAATGCTTCTAAAGGAAATCTTGCTGATGCTAATGTATTAGAATGGTCGAATACTGTAAGTAAAATAAAAAAAGCGTATTCTGATATAGAAGTTGTAATTCCAGGACACGGCTCATTTGGCGATCAGAGTCTTTTAGACTATACCATTTCCCTTTTTAATACTAAAGACTAA
- a CDS encoding ABC transporter ATP-binding protein, translating into MREFANDNTSSKDKRKPKVTILQAFKTIIWPRRGLVFIGLILIFFNRVAGLVLPWKSKTLLDDVVPSKDMAQLYELLIIVGVAILIQATTSFLLTRVLSVQAQFLISELRAQVQKKVLSLPIGFFDNTKSGALVSRIMSDVEGVRNLIGTGLVQLVGGIFTAIVSVFLLVEINGWMTLFVLIPITLFGIVALKAFKYIRPIFRKRGVINAEVKGRLTETLAGVRVIKGFGAEEQESKVFEEGVDRLFQNVKKSLTATALMTSSSTFLLAGIASTGIMGIGGYYMMEGTMTAGQFLSFTMYLAFMIAPIVQMSNIGSQLTEALAGLDRTEELMNMDPEEDPENRTVRLDNIKGDIIFDNVSFSYEEGKEVLHNINFRAPSGTVTALVGSSGSGKSTIAGLSATFLNPKSGLITIDSHDISKVNLSSYRRNLGVVLQDEFLFEGTIKANILFPRPDASEERLQQAVKAAYVNEFTDRFDDGLDTLIGERGVKLSGGQRQRIAIARAILADPKIIILDEATSNLDTESEALIQKSLGELMKGRTTFVIAHRLSTIKKADQILVIESGNIAERGTHEELIAAEGRYFDLYTYQARI; encoded by the coding sequence ATGAGAGAGTTTGCAAACGATAATACTTCTTCAAAAGATAAAAGGAAACCGAAAGTTACTATTTTACAAGCCTTTAAAACCATTATTTGGCCAAGGCGTGGTTTGGTTTTTATTGGACTTATTTTAATTTTTTTTAATAGGGTTGCTGGTTTAGTTCTTCCTTGGAAAAGTAAAACATTGTTAGATGATGTTGTGCCAAGTAAAGATATGGCGCAGTTATATGAACTATTGATTATTGTTGGTGTTGCGATATTAATCCAGGCTACTACCTCATTTTTATTAACTCGAGTTTTAAGCGTACAAGCTCAATTTTTAATTTCAGAATTACGTGCTCAGGTACAGAAGAAAGTACTTTCATTACCCATTGGTTTTTTCGACAATACCAAATCCGGAGCTTTAGTTTCTAGAATTATGAGTGATGTAGAAGGTGTACGTAACTTAATAGGAACAGGATTAGTTCAACTCGTAGGAGGTATATTTACAGCTATTGTATCTGTATTTTTACTTGTTGAAATTAATGGATGGATGACTTTATTTGTGTTGATTCCTATCACCCTATTTGGAATAGTAGCTCTAAAAGCTTTTAAATATATCAGACCTATTTTTAGAAAAAGAGGTGTTATTAATGCCGAAGTAAAAGGAAGATTAACTGAAACGCTCGCTGGAGTTAGAGTTATTAAAGGTTTTGGTGCAGAGGAACAAGAAAGCAAGGTTTTTGAGGAAGGAGTGGATCGTTTATTTCAGAATGTAAAAAAGAGCTTAACAGCTACTGCTCTAATGACCAGTTCTTCTACATTCTTATTAGCCGGTATTGCCTCTACAGGAATTATGGGAATTGGAGGATATTATATGATGGAAGGAACTATGACTGCAGGTCAATTTTTATCATTTACAATGTATTTAGCTTTTATGATTGCTCCAATCGTACAAATGAGCAATATTGGCAGTCAATTAACTGAAGCTTTAGCTGGTCTGGATCGAACCGAAGAATTGATGAATATGGATCCGGAAGAAGATCCTGAGAATCGTACAGTACGATTGGATAATATCAAAGGGGATATCATTTTTGATAATGTTTCGTTCTCTTATGAAGAAGGAAAAGAGGTATTACATAACATAAATTTTAGAGCACCTTCTGGAACTGTAACTGCTTTGGTAGGAAGCTCTGGTTCTGGTAAGTCTACAATTGCTGGCTTATCTGCCACATTTCTTAATCCGAAATCTGGTCTTATCACTATCGATAGTCACGATATCTCCAAGGTGAATCTTAGCAGCTACAGGCGTAATCTGGGAGTTGTATTACAAGATGAATTCTTGTTTGAAGGTACTATTAAAGCCAATATATTATTCCCTAGACCTGATGCTTCAGAAGAGCGATTACAACAAGCTGTAAAAGCTGCTTATGTAAATGAATTTACAGATCGTTTTGATGATGGATTAGACACATTAATAGGGGAACGTGGTGTAAAATTATCAGGAGGACAAAGACAACGTATTGCGATTGCTCGTGCCATTCTTGCAGATCCGAAAATCATTATTCTAGATGAAGCAACCTCTAACCTGGATACAGAAAGTGAAGCATTAATTCAGAAAAGTTTAGGCGAATTAATGAAAGGCCGCACTACTTTTGTCATAGCGCATAGATTAAGTACGATCAAAAAAGCTGATCAGATTTTAGTCATTGAATCAGGAAATATTGCCGAAAGAGGAACTCATGAAGAACTGATCGCTGCAGAAGGTAGATATTTTGACTTATATACATATCAGGCCAGAATTTAA
- a CDS encoding CDGSH iron-sulfur domain-containing protein, whose translation MENNIRGGEAPIACQLEADKNYAWCTCGHSVDQPFCNGTHKKEGGTNPLIFSTEESKEAYLCTCKQTSNPPYCDGSHKN comes from the coding sequence ATGGAAAATAATATAAGAGGTGGCGAAGCTCCAATAGCTTGTCAATTAGAAGCGGATAAAAACTATGCCTGGTGTACTTGCGGTCATAGTGTTGATCAACCTTTCTGTAATGGTACTCATAAAAAAGAAGGAGGAACAAATCCTTTAATTTTTAGTACTGAAGAGTCTAAAGAAGCCTATTTATGTACTTGCAAACAAACAAGTAACCCTCCATATTGTGATGGTTCTCATAAAAATTAA
- a CDS encoding glycoside hydrolase family 26 protein codes for MKKIFSVFIVLVFVNCSTDEQSLFDPNAERNPPILINDGVFADANLCQEAKDLYSRLLTLTQEGIAFGQQEPFGTGNNFPMPDRLDQDFIEVANDYPAIAGFDLELISLQNSLFIDEFIEKFTRAVVDAHENGSIITMTWHMVNPNNSAGVLTAVVPDMLEGGMYRDKFLDNLTKASILLKNLKDSEGNPIPILFRPWHEMNGDFFYWGEGFRTTEEYKQLYRDTLKILTEDLDVHNLIYIYAPNWVTNSEEYMRNYPGDDYVDMLGIDVYDFKNGNFLQSALQNLRIVEDIATSKNMLFALTETGLENVDQNDWWTESLYKAIRSSSITYAMVWRNDTPSFFHAPFLGHPSVDDFREFLSKDVMLLSQDIP; via the coding sequence ATGAAGAAAATCTTTTCAGTATTTATTGTTTTGGTTTTTGTAAACTGTTCTACTGATGAACAAAGTTTATTTGATCCTAATGCTGAAAGGAATCCACCTATACTTATTAATGATGGTGTTTTTGCTGATGCTAATTTATGTCAGGAAGCTAAAGATTTATATTCCAGATTACTTACATTAACACAAGAAGGAATTGCTTTTGGTCAACAAGAACCCTTTGGTACAGGTAATAATTTTCCTATGCCAGATAGACTCGATCAAGATTTTATAGAAGTAGCTAATGATTACCCAGCAATTGCTGGTTTTGATCTGGAATTGATAAGCCTACAAAATTCTCTATTTATTGATGAATTTATCGAAAAATTCACTAGAGCAGTTGTAGATGCCCACGAAAATGGAAGTATCATTACCATGACTTGGCATATGGTAAACCCAAACAATTCAGCGGGTGTTTTAACAGCGGTAGTGCCCGATATGTTAGAAGGAGGAATGTATAGAGACAAATTTTTAGATAACTTAACAAAAGCCTCAATACTGCTTAAAAACTTAAAAGATTCTGAAGGAAATCCAATTCCAATATTGTTTCGCCCGTGGCATGAGATGAATGGTGATTTTTTTTATTGGGGAGAAGGTTTTAGAACTACAGAAGAGTATAAACAGTTATATAGAGATACATTAAAGATTTTAACAGAGGATTTAGATGTTCATAACTTGATTTACATTTATGCTCCAAATTGGGTTACTAATTCAGAAGAATATATGCGCAATTATCCAGGAGATGATTATGTAGATATGTTGGGTATCGATGTATATGATTTTAAAAACGGAAATTTTTTACAAAGTGCTTTACAAAATTTACGGATTGTAGAAGACATAGCCACTAGTAAAAATATGCTTTTTGCACTTACGGAGACGGGTTTAGAAAATGTAGATCAAAATGATTGGTGGACAGAAAGCTTATATAAAGCTATTAGAAGTAGTAGTATTACATACGCTATGGTATGGAGAAATGATACGCCTTCTTTCTTTCACGCGCCTTTTTTAGGACATCCTTCGGTGGATGATTTTAGAGAATTTTTAAGTAAAGATGTTATGCTACTTAGTCAAGACATTCCATAG
- a CDS encoding serine hydrolase, whose amino-acid sequence MIKIIIIVLLMNIPTIQAQTFNKERIDSLFNLLEIHNQGMGSISVYKEGKEVYKNSIGYLDVKNGIEANEKTKYRIGSITKTFTATLIMQLVDEKKLSLGTFLVDYFPEVSNANKITIEHMLRHRSGLFNLTEDEDFRKWMLVPNTRKEMMNRIVKREVDFQPDEKMTYSNTNYVLLSYIAEEIESKTYAEILESRIIKPLGLKRTGYGKIINTEDNEALSYVRENSEWSLIEKHTDMSVPIGAGAIVSTPTELNVFYTSLFSGKLVSKNSLEKMMDTSLGMGIGLGGEIFFDKQAYGHNGGIDGFQSLTLYVPEDKITISYIGNGIVMSPNNCIVNVLKSYYNKNYKLPEFKEPIQLKTKALDPYLGVYTSDLFPFQITITKEDTVLIADAKDGPKFPLVAYAKDGFKSDRAGATLNFYPTENKMILELNGSKVNFIKKVK is encoded by the coding sequence ATGATTAAAATAATAATAATAGTTCTTTTAATGAACATCCCGACCATACAAGCACAAACATTTAACAAAGAAAGAATAGATAGCTTATTTAATCTGTTAGAAATTCATAATCAAGGAATGGGTAGTATTTCTGTTTACAAAGAAGGAAAAGAAGTTTATAAAAATTCTATCGGTTATCTCGATGTAAAAAATGGAATAGAGGCAAATGAAAAGACGAAGTATAGAATAGGTTCTATTACCAAAACTTTTACTGCGACTTTAATTATGCAATTAGTAGATGAAAAGAAATTAAGCTTAGGAACTTTTTTAGTTGATTATTTTCCAGAAGTGTCCAATGCTAATAAGATCACAATAGAACATATGTTACGTCATCGTAGTGGTTTGTTTAATCTTACAGAAGATGAAGATTTTAGGAAATGGATGTTGGTCCCAAATACCAGGAAAGAAATGATGAATAGAATTGTAAAAAGAGAAGTTGATTTTCAACCTGATGAAAAGATGACATATTCTAATACCAACTATGTACTGCTTTCTTATATAGCCGAAGAAATTGAAAGTAAAACCTATGCCGAAATTTTGGAATCAAGAATCATAAAGCCTTTAGGATTGAAAAGAACAGGGTATGGTAAAATAATAAATACAGAAGATAACGAAGCACTATCATATGTTCGAGAAAATTCTGAATGGAGTTTAATAGAAAAGCATACAGATATGAGTGTTCCAATAGGAGCAGGAGCCATAGTTTCTACTCCAACAGAATTAAATGTCTTTTATACTAGTTTGTTTTCTGGAAAATTAGTGTCTAAAAATTCTTTAGAAAAAATGATGGACACTTCTCTAGGTATGGGAATTGGGTTAGGAGGAGAAATCTTTTTTGATAAGCAAGCGTATGGCCATAACGGAGGGATAGATGGGTTTCAATCACTTACATTGTATGTGCCAGAGGATAAAATTACTATTTCGTACATAGGGAACGGAATTGTAATGTCTCCAAACAATTGTATAGTTAATGTATTAAAAAGTTATTATAATAAAAATTATAAACTTCCGGAGTTTAAAGAACCAATACAATTAAAAACTAAAGCTTTAGATCCTTATTTGGGAGTTTATACAAGTGATTTATTTCCTTTTCAGATTACTATTACAAAAGAAGATACTGTGTTAATTGCTGATGCAAAAGATGGCCCTAAATTTCCATTAGTTGCATATGCAAAAGATGGATTTAAATCTGATAGAGCAGGAGCAACGTTAAATTTTTACCCTACTGAAAACAAAATGATTTTAGAATTAAATGGGAGCAAGGTGAATTTTATAAAAAAAGTAAAATAG
- a CDS encoding MotA/TolQ/ExbB proton channel family protein, translating into MISLIINQSEESHSFIVHTAHLLHDGGLFFMLPILATLFLVFFLIIRNALILKKTKHLPVKYIKIINSIGLMILVWGVLGQLLGLVQALDTIEFLGEISTARLAGGLKVSALPTMFGCLVFVISRIATVIFTWISKDSE; encoded by the coding sequence ATGATATCACTAATTATTAATCAATCAGAAGAAAGTCATTCATTTATTGTTCATACAGCTCATTTGTTACATGACGGAGGATTGTTTTTTATGTTACCTATTTTGGCAACGCTGTTTTTGGTGTTTTTCTTAATTATCAGGAATGCTTTAATTTTAAAAAAAACAAAACACCTTCCAGTTAAATATATCAAAATAATTAACTCTATTGGTTTAATGATATTGGTCTGGGGAGTTCTAGGTCAATTACTTGGTTTAGTACAAGCATTGGATACTATTGAGTTTTTAGGCGAAATTTCAACAGCACGATTAGCAGGAGGACTTAAAGTTTCTGCCTTACCCACTATGTTTGGTTGCCTTGTTTTTGTGATATCAAGAATTGCAACAGTTATTTTCACCTGGATTAGTAAAGATTCGGAATAA
- a CDS encoding sensor histidine kinase, with amino-acid sequence MPVTIGTTYTVTEVLIPKYLIKEKYLLFILYCVYTIIISAFFIVISFFYGLIFLSSLKYEGMAPMTRTPLFPFIAVYFVVFIASALSLAQHNYKSTTANQELKTKILEAQLKLKEQELNYLKMQIHPHFLFNTLNTLYGFALKKSEDTPEMILKLSNLLDYLLYQSDKPLVSLQEEINHIEDYVALEKMRFSDVLDISLDFENIRHTTQIAPMLLIPFVENSFKHGQIINQKLSIHMYLKYIDNEIHFSIKNSVHTLTKKDKTGIGLRNIKKRLSLVYKDDYELKILKNQNWYTVELILKNLKTPTNEF; translated from the coding sequence ATGCCAGTAACTATTGGAACCACATATACAGTTACCGAAGTCTTAATTCCAAAGTACCTAATCAAAGAAAAATATCTTTTATTCATACTATACTGTGTGTATACGATCATCATTTCTGCTTTTTTTATTGTCATTTCCTTCTTTTATGGATTGATCTTTTTATCATCTCTTAAGTATGAAGGAATGGCCCCAATGACCAGAACTCCCTTATTTCCTTTTATTGCGGTCTATTTTGTCGTTTTTATTGCTAGTGCTTTAAGTTTAGCTCAACATAATTACAAATCGACAACGGCGAACCAAGAGCTTAAAACCAAAATTCTTGAAGCGCAATTGAAACTCAAAGAACAGGAGTTGAATTACCTAAAGATGCAAATACATCCTCATTTCTTGTTTAATACCTTAAACACTTTGTATGGCTTTGCTTTAAAAAAGTCAGAAGATACTCCAGAAATGATATTGAAATTATCGAATCTTTTAGATTATCTTTTATATCAATCCGATAAACCTTTAGTTTCTCTTCAAGAAGAAATAAATCATATTGAAGATTATGTGGCATTAGAAAAAATGCGTTTCAGCGATGTTCTCGATATCTCTTTAGATTTTGAAAATATAAGACACACTACACAGATAGCTCCCATGCTATTAATTCCATTTGTAGAAAACAGTTTTAAACACGGACAAATTATAAACCAAAAACTATCAATACACATGTATCTAAAATATATTGATAATGAAATTCACTTTTCTATAAAAAATTCTGTTCACACCCTTACGAAAAAAGATAAAACCGGAATCGGTTTACGTAACATAAAAAAACGATTGTCATTAGTATATAAGGATGATTACGAACTTAAAATTTTAAAAAATCAGAATTGGTATACGGTTGAATTAATTTTAAAAAATCTAAAAACACCTACTAATGAGTTCTAA
- a CDS encoding LytTR family DNA-binding domain-containing protein — protein sequence MSSKISCIIVDDEPTARGIIANHLSKIDRIEVIATCNNALEAFNHINSQKVDLIFLDINMPEISGISFAKSINKEIKIIFTTAYREYAIDGFDLHAVDYLLKPISFERLLNAVNNYFEIHHKISPAKIQETTLNDFIFVRSDRRMKKVNFSEIIYVESYNDYLKIHCNNETIVTRETISNIEAKLPVQQFMRTHRSFIISIKKIDSFSNEELVLNNKSIPISRNYKTEVLNRLEAM from the coding sequence ATGAGTTCTAAGATATCATGCATTATAGTAGATGATGAACCTACCGCAAGGGGTATTATTGCAAATCATTTATCAAAAATAGATCGTATCGAAGTTATTGCTACGTGTAATAATGCATTAGAAGCTTTTAATCATATAAATTCGCAAAAAGTAGATCTTATATTTCTGGATATTAACATGCCTGAAATATCTGGAATTTCTTTTGCTAAATCTATTAATAAAGAGATCAAAATCATATTCACTACAGCATACAGAGAATATGCTATTGACGGATTTGATCTGCACGCTGTAGATTATTTATTAAAACCTATTTCTTTTGAACGTCTTCTGAACGCGGTCAACAATTACTTCGAAATACACCATAAAATTTCGCCAGCAAAAATTCAGGAAACAACGCTAAACGATTTTATATTTGTCAGATCTGATCGAAGAATGAAAAAGGTAAATTTTTCGGAAATAATTTATGTAGAAAGTTATAATGATTATCTCAAAATTCATTGCAATAATGAAACTATTGTAACGAGAGAAACCATTAGTAATATAGAAGCTAAGTTACCAGTCCAGCAGTTTATGAGAACACACCGTTCTTTTATAATTTCCATTAAAAAAATAGATTCTTTTTCTAATGAAGAACTGGTACTAAATAATAAATCAATTCCGATCAGTAGAAACTATAAGACTGAGGTTCTTAATAGGTTAGAAGCTATGTAA